The Candidatus Zymogenus saltonus region CCTCTTCAGCGCCTCCTCCCTCTCTCCCCTGAGGTCGTGGATCATGCCGAGCCTGGCCAGCGCCAGGGGGCGCACCCAATCATAGTTGCCGTCGGTAACGACAAGCGCCTTTTCAAGCTCGTCCCCAGCCTCATCAAGCCTTCCCAAATCCATCAATACCTTTCCCACGAGGTGGTGAAGCCTCCCCTTCTGGGCGTCGTCGAAGTAGGGAGTCGCCGCCCTTGCCTTCGCCTTGAACTCATCCACCACCATAAATGCGCCCTCATAGTCCCCGATCTCCGAGAGGGCGTAGGCGTAGGGAAAGTAGACCTCCGGGTTGTTCGGGTATCTTCCAACAAGCTCCTTCCCGAGCTTCGCCGCGGTCTTGTAGTCCTCCAGCTCACTTACCGATATAAGCATGAGGAAAAACTTGGCCCCCCCTGCGGAGTAGATGCCCCTCTCGGCTCCCATCCTGATGTAGGAGAGGCCGAGCTCCTTGTCCGGCCTCAGCTCGACCAGGGAGAGAAACGGCCTCAACACGTTTGGGACGTTGGCGGAGCCGTACTTCAAAAGCCCCACGGCGTAAAGGATATCGGGGTCGTTTGGGGAGATTTCGCGGGCCTCGTCAAGATACTTCACCGACCGAAAGCCGTACTCCACCGACTTGAGGTACCGTTTCTGTCTCAAAAAAAGCTCGGCCTTGAGGGCGTGGGCCGTGGCCATAAGGAGCTTTGCCCTCCCCAGATCCTCCCCCTTTAGCCCTTCGATGGACTTCTCCGAAAGAGCAATCCCCGTATCAAGAAGCTTCAAGATGTCCCCCTCCTTCGAGTCGAACTTGTCGCCGTCCCTCGGCGGATAGGACATCCGTGCCATGGCCCGATATATCCACGGGGCGGGGTTTTCGGGCGCCTTTTTTGAGATACCCAAAAAGACCCTCTCCCCACCCACAATATCCAGATTGTATATCCGGTTAATCCCCGAAAGGAGCTCTCTTCTCAGCCACTCCTCTTCCGCCGCGGCGCCCCCGGGCGAGAACGCGACGACGGCGGAGGCGACAAGGGCGACAATCGCCCCGACAGATCTATTAGTGGCGAACGGCCGGAATCTCACCCTTTTCATATAACTCCCCATCCCACCGTGCCAAGGAGCAGGGTGACCACAATGTATTTAAGCCCGAAGACGAACTTCAAACCCATCGCGAAGAGGAGGCCGTACCTGACGAAGAGGTAGCCCAAAAGAAAATTTGCGCAGAAGGAAAAAAATAGCTGGCTTATAAAGAGGTAATCGAATTGAAGGGGGATGCCCACAAACTCGTTGTATTTGATGACCATAAAGGCGGAGAGGGCCGAGACGAGGACCACCCCGGCCTCCTTGTGTCTCAACAACCCCACCGCGATGGTCGTCATGCCGAGCCTCAGGATAATCTCGTCCATGAGGGCGCCCTTGAACGGCAGGGTAAAGAGATACTTGTACTCTCCCGGATACGACTGGGGGGAGATCTCGAAGTAGAAGCGGTCGAAAAAATAAAAAGAGACGGCTATCATGACGATCCCTATCACAAAGAGGATCGGAATCGATTTCAAAAACTTTTTCACATCTCCAAATCCGGGGAGATCGTACCTCTTTGAGAACGAGAGGCCTATCACGGAAGAGAGAAAGAGGAGGATAAAAAGCATCAAAAGCTCAATGACCAGAAACAACCAGACGCCCTGATTTTTTTGTGATCCGATTTCAGCCGGAACGGCAACGAAGAGATAGTAAAAATAGGGTATAGTAAAGATCATTGCGAAAAAGGAGAGGAGAAGAGACTTAAAGACGACGTCCCGCTTGTCCGCCCCGAACGTCATGTTGTCCAGGGCGCGCCGCCATATCTCCTTTCTCAACTCCCCTCTGTCCTTATTTATGTTCATAAATTTGAAGATACCAGAAAAGAAGTCGAAAGTCAACATGGTCTTAACTTCGATATCGCCCCGCCAACAATGCTCTTTCTATTTCACCTTTGATCTTATCTTGAGATACCTCCCATATAGAGCCTTCTTGTCGATCCCGTAGTCGAGAAAGTCCCACGGAAATATCTCGTCCTCGTCCCGCTCCCTGAGGACGTAGAAGTCGGGGTTGATTGACGACTCCCTCATTGCCCCCTTCCAGTCCTCGCCCTTGTGGAGCGCCCCCTCCACTATATCTGCGACCCTCCTGTCCCCTCTGGAGATAAGCGCCTGAACGTACGACCAGTTGGGAGGCTCCGAAACGACGGTTATCCCCCCCGCCTTTTTCAATGTCTTCGTGATCTTCTTTATCTTTCCGTTTAAGGCCCCCGGCTCCTCCATCCCCATCCACATCAGGGGGGTGTGCGGCTTCGGGACAATGGGGGTGATCGACACCGTGACCCTCCCGGCCCTTCCAGTGCTTTTGCCTGTGCTTATCACTATGTGCCTGACCCTCTTTGCGAACTCGGCCACCGACGAGACATCATCGTCGGTCTCCCCCGGGAGACCCACCAAGAAATAGAGGCGGACGTTGAAAATGCCGGCGGCAACGCTCCTTTTCACCAGGTCGAAGAACCGGTCGTCGTCGATCCCCTTCCCAATGGCCTTTCTCAGCCCCTCGTTTCCCGCCTCAGGGGCCACGGTTATCGTCTTGACCCCCAACTCCTTCAGGCATCCTATCTGGTCGTCGGTCAACATCTCGCCCCTCATGGATGGAATCCCCACGCTCCCCCCAAGCTCCCTTATCCTTTCGAGGACGGTAAGGAGATCGGGGTGGCTGGAGACCGCCGGGCCCAATAGCCCCCCCTTTCCGGTGAGATTCATGCCTCTCCTTATCTCCTCGATTATCTCCCCGCCCCCCCTCATCCTCACCGGGGCGTAGACGGAGTCCGCTATGCAGAAGGCGCAGGAGAAGGGGCAGCCCCTTCCCATCTCCACCAGAAACATGTTTGAGAACTCGGTGTTCGGCGTGACGACCGACGACGAAAACTTCCCCGAAGAGAGGCTGTCCATCTTCCTCACGACCACACGGTCGCTTCCTCCGGCGACGTTTTTAAAGCTCTCCACCCTCCCCTTGCGGTCGTATCTGGCCTCGAAGCGGCGGGGGACGTATACCCCGGGGATCGAGGAGACCTTGTCCATTATCTCGTCTTTTGGTCCGCCCGACATCTTCAGGTCGAACAGAATGGTGAGTATCTCCTCCGCAAGCTCCTCGCCGTCTCCCAGGGCAAAAAAGTCGACGAAGGGGGAGAGTGCCTCCGGGTTTATCATCACCGCCGCCCCTCCGGCCGCGACTATCGGGGAGTCCCCGCCTCTCTCCTCGGAGCGGATGGAAATGTCCGAGAGTTTCAAGATTTTCAGGAGGTTTATGAAATCGTTTTCAAAGGATATTGAAAAAAGGAGTGCGTCAAACTGTCTTAACGGTCTTAGGGACTCGATCGAGAGGATCGATTTTCCCTTTCTTTGAATCTCCGCCTCGTGCTCCGGGTCGGGGAGCGTCGCCCGCTCTGCGCTTACCCCGAAGGTATCCCGGGCGACCCTGTAGACCGAGAGGAAACCGAGGTTGCTCATCGCCACGCGATAGCGGTTCGGGTAGACGATACAGACGGAGAGTCCCCCGTCTCCGCCCCCGCCCGTGAGGTTTATCTCCTCGCCGTAAAGCTCCCTGAGGTATCTTTCGTATCGTCGTGACACGAGATTTTTAATCCCAGCCTCTCCATCTGTGTACTATATCAGTCCGCCTTTTTCCTCATAAAGGTCGGGATGTCGTACTCGGAATCCTCGTCGTTCGGCACACGGACTCCCCTCGTGACCTTCTGGAGAGCCAGCTCCTCCCTCTCTTTCCTTATGAAGGTGGGCGTATCGAGGCCCTTTTCTTCCGCTATGGACGTATTGAGGGGTGCTATGCGCACCAATTCCCGGCTGAGCCTCCTCTCCCCCTTCGCAAAGCCGGTGGCGATTACCGTCACCATGAATTCTTCCTTCATCTTGTTGTCTATGACGGCTCCGAAGATGATGTTTGCATCTTCGTGGGCCTCGCCCTGAATGAACGACATTGCTCCCTCGACATCCTCCATCGAGAGGTCTTCTCCACCCGTGAGGTTTACCAGGACTCCCCTGGCGCCGCTGATGGAGATATTTTCCAAGAGCGGGCTGGTTACCGCTCTCTTCGCCGCCTCGACCCCCTTTTCTTTCCCCTCAGCCTTTCCGGTCCCCATGATGGCCATCCCGGTCTCCTCCATGATCGTCTTCACGTCCGAGAAGTCGAGGTTGATAAGGCCCCTGATGTTTATCAGGTCGGATATCCCCCTGACGGCGCAGTAGAGTATCTCGTCGGCCCTCTTGAAGGCCGTAATCAGCGTCTCCTGCCTTCCGGTTATCTCCAAGAGCCTCTGGTTCGGGATACAGATAAGGGTATCGACATACTGCTCGAGCTCCTCGATTCCCGCCTCGGCCTGTTTCATCCTCTTCTTGTTCTCGAAGTGAAAGGGCTTCGTGACGACCGCCACGGAGAGCGCCCCGACCTCCCTTGCCACCTCTGCGCACACCGGGGCCCCGCCGGTTCCCGTGCCGCCCCCCATCCCGGCCGTGATGAAGACCATGTTGGCCCCGGCGAGCGCCTTTCTGATCTTCTCCCTGTCCTCCTCCGCCGCCTTCCTTCCGATCTCAGGATCAGCCCCCGTCCCGAGCCCCCTGGTCAGCTTCGAGCCTATCTGAAGCTTCAGGGGAGCCACCGATGCGTTCAGCGCCTGGGAGTCGGTGTTGGCACAGATGAAGTCGACTCCGATAAGTCCCATCTGGACCATGTTGTCCACGGCGTTCCCGCCGCCGCCGCCGATTCCTATGACCTTTATGCGGGCGCCGCCCTGGAGATTTTCCATTAACTCGAACATATCCATTGGTTTCACCAACTCCCTTAAAAGTAGTCCCTGATAATCTCCTTGAACCGCTCGGTCACCTTGCCGAAGATGTTCCCGTCGCCGACCTTGAAGCGGGCACTCCCGCCGTTGGCGGAGCCATAGAGGACGAGTCCCACACCGGTGGCGTACATGGGGCTGTTGACCAGATCGACAAGCCCGCTTATCCCCCTTGGGTAGCCCACCCGGACCGGCATGTTAAATATGTGCTCCCCCATATCGGCAATTCCGGTCAAGAGGGAAGAGCCTCCCGTCAAGACCACGCCCGACGCGAGGAGGTCGCCGTAACCGCTCCTTGCCACCTCCCGCTGCACTAGGGACAATATCTCCTCCACCCTCGGCTCTATTATCTCGGCCAATATCTGGCGGGAGATAATCCTCGGCTTCCTTCCGCCTACGGAGGGAACCTCGATCGTCTCGTCCTTGTCCACAAGAGAAGCCATGGCGCACCCGCTCTTTTTCTTTATCCTCTCTGCCTCGATCATCGGCGTCCTCAACCCCACCGCGATATCGTTGGTCAGGTGGTTCCCGCCCAGCGTTATCACCATCGTGTGCTTTATGCTCCCCTCGGAGAAGACCGCAACGTCCGTTGTGCCGCCGCCGATGTCCACGATCACCACGCCCAGCTCCTTCTCGTCTTCCGAAAGCACCGCCTTCGCCGACGCCAGCTGCTCGAGAACTATGGTCGAAACGTCCATCCCCGTCCTGTTGACACAGCGGATGATGTTCTGGGCGGACGTCACGGCCCCGGTCACTATATGGACCTTCGCCTCTAGCCTTACCCCGTTCATCCCCAGCGGCTGCTGAATCCCGTCCTGATCGTCCACGATATACTCCTGGGGGAGGATATGAATCACCTCCCTGTCGACGGGAATGGCTATCGCCCTCGCGGCGTCTATCACCCTCTTTATATCCCCCTCCGACACCTCCCGGTTCTTTACGGCGATTATTCCGTGGCTGTTAAATCCCTTGATGTGTCCCCCGGCGATCCCGGCATAGACGGTCTTGAGCTCCACTCCGGCCATAAGCTCGGCCTCCTCCACCGCCTTCCTGATGGAATTCACCGTGCTCTCGATGTTTACGACAACCCCCTTCCTGAGTCCCTTGGAGGGGGCGCTTCCTATCCCGATGATCTCAACATCGCCGCCGACATTTTCCCCGATAATCGTGCATATCTTCGTCGTGCCGATATCGAGCCCCACAAAAATGTTTTCGTTTGACGACATCTCAAATCACCTCCTTATAATTTTCTTGTGAACCTTACATTTTCACATCGTCTAAGATTTTCCCTTCCCGACCACAACGCTGTTTTCGACATCCAAATAAATATATTCTATCTCCCCCCTCCCCATAGCATCGGAGAGGACGATGGATAATCTCTTTACCTTTTCTTCGAAGGGCGGCCCCCCGAATCGAAGGCGGACGCCCCCCCTCGTCAACACGGCAAATCCCATGATGTCGTCATACCTGACGCTCTTTATCGAATTCTCCCCGACGATCCCCTCATCCATCAACATGCCGACAAGACCCGCCCCGTATACCAGCTCTTCTTTCGTCTTGAAACCGGAGAATAGTGGATAGCCCCGGACCTCCTCGTCTATCACGGCCGTCTCCCCGTCCTCGTCCACGAAGAGAAAGCCCCCATCCACCTCCACAATCCCCACTGGGTTGTGCTCCTTGACCTTTATTACGAGCCTTGCGGGGAGCTCCCGTATCACCTCCGCCTCCCTGACCCAGGAGACCTCTTCGACCCTGTCCCTTATCGCGGCGAGGTCGGTCTTCAAGACGCTCCCCCCGGCCTCCACGTTGACAGCCTTGACTATCTCTCCCCTGTCAGCCCTTACAACCCCCACGATGTCCACCCTTTCCAGCCTGAAATAGTCCGACCCGAAGAGCTTCGCCTTGATCCTGGGAAGGCCCGCAAAGAAGAAGGAGACGGCCCCGAAGATTACAAGGAGAAAGACAAATATCCTAAAAAACGACGCCATGAGCGAGCGCCCCCCCTTCTCCCCGCCGCGCCTCTCATGCTTCTTCCTCGTGAACTCCGAGGGCTCCATGTCTTTCAGATCCACGTTCATCGGTCTTCCCCCAGAACCTTTACCTCGAGCTGGAGGTCTATCCCCCTCTCCTCCATCGCCCTTTTTCTGATAATATTGATAAGCTCCAGAACATCTCTTGCGCTGGCCTTTCCAAGATTCACTATGAAGTTCCCGTGAAGGGGCGACACCTCCGCATCGCCGATCCTCTTCCCCTTGAGGCCCAGGCCCTCTATTATCTTTCCCGCGGGCTCGCTCCCCGGCCCCTTCGGGTTCTTGAAGACCGATCCGGCTGACTTGGCGCCCAGGGGGTGTTTTTCCCTCCGCTTCTCGTTGTTCTCGCCCATCCTCCTTCTGACGGCCTCCTCTTTATCGGGTTTGAGCAAAAAAAGTGCGCTCGACACGATCTCCCCCTCCCCCATAACGAGTCGCCTGTACCGGAAGTCCATATCCTTTCTACTTACCGTCTTCACACTGCCCCCTTTCTCCACGAAGGTAACCTCTAAGATCACGCCTTCCATCTCCGCACCGTACGCCCCTGCGTTCATCACCACCGCCCCCCCTACGCTTCCCGGAATCCCGGAGGCGAACTCGAGGCCGGAGAGGGCCTTGGATGCCGCCTTCTCCACGAGTTGCGAGAGGGGAACGCCCGCCTCCGCAAAGATTTTGTTTTCTCCCGCTTCCTTTATATTCTTCATCCCCCTCAAACACACCACCGCCCCCCGAAACCCGGAGTCTGAGACGAGGACGTTGCTCCCCATACCCAGCGGGAATACCGGTATCCCCGCCCCGGCCAGATACTTAACCGCCGCGGCCAGGTCATCGGTATCCGCGGGGACGATAAAGAGGTCGACCGGCCCACCGATCCCGTAGGTGGTATGGAATTCCATCCTCTCACCGCGCCTGACCTCCCCCCTGACTGTCTTCTCTATATCCAAAACGTCCCCGCATATAAAACGCTTTTCGTCTCTATTGCTTTTTATCGAGAAGCTCCAACAGCCTCTCGCCCGCCCTCAAGATGTCCCCCGCCCCAAGCGTAATCACCAGATCCCCCGGCCTTATGATCTTCATCAGCTCCTTCGGAAGATCTTCCTTGTCCGAGACGAAGTGGGTATCGCGCATCCCCCGCTCCCTGATCTCGTCGAAGAGGCGCTGCCCGGTAATTCCGGGGATCGGCTCCTCCCCCGCGGGGTAAATATCGGTCATCACCAGGACGTCCGCCGAGAAAAAGGCGGTCAGAAATCCCTCGTGGGCGTCCCTCGTTCTGGTGTACCTGTGGGGCTGAAAGACCGCAACGACCCTCCCCTTCCAGAAGTTCCTGGCGGCCTTCAGGGTCGCGGTTATCTCAGTCGGGTGGTGGCCGTAGTCGTCGACGACCGTAACCCCGGCCGCCTCCCCCTTTACCTGAAACCGCCTGTGGACGCCGGTAAAGCCGGAGAGCGCCCCCTGTATCGTCCCAAAGTCGAGTCCCACCTCCATCCCCACAGCCACCGCCGAGAGGGCGTTAAGGGCGTTGTGGGCGCCCGGCATGTGGAGGGTAATATCGCCCCAGACATCACCCCTGTAGTTGACCGTAAAGGTGGAGTTGAGCCCTTCGAAGGTCACCCCCGTGGCGTAGAAATCCGCCTGGGGGGAAAAACCGTAGGTGACGAACCTTCTCTTCACCTCCGGTATTATCGCCTGGACGTTCTCGTTGTCGAGGCAGAGTACCGAGAGGCCGTAAAAGGGTATCGAGTTTATAAAGGTCGTAAAGTCCCCCTTTATCTCCTCGAGGCTCCCGTAGTGATCCATGTGCTCTTCCTCG contains the following coding sequences:
- a CDS encoding tetratricopeptide repeat protein; its protein translation is MKRVRFRPFATNRSVGAIVALVASAVVAFSPGGAAAEEEWLRRELLSGINRIYNLDIVGGERVFLGISKKAPENPAPWIYRAMARMSYPPRDGDKFDSKEGDILKLLDTGIALSEKSIEGLKGEDLGRAKLLMATAHALKAELFLRQKRYLKSVEYGFRSVKYLDEAREISPNDPDILYAVGLLKYGSANVPNVLRPFLSLVELRPDKELGLSYIRMGAERGIYSAGGAKFFLMLISVSELEDYKTAAKLGKELVGRYPNNPEVYFPYAYALSEIGDYEGAFMVVDEFKAKARAATPYFDDAQKGRLHHLVGKVLMDLGRLDEAGDELEKALVVTDGNYDWVRPLALARLGMIHDLRGEREEALKRYREAVDTGIEGAGKALAEKYMKEPYSKEGVKGGEKPDVKEKGGGASSGPFKSGKGRSGF
- a CDS encoding radical SAM protein — its product is MSRRYERYLRELYGEEINLTGGGGDGGLSVCIVYPNRYRVAMSNLGFLSVYRVARDTFGVSAERATLPDPEHEAEIQRKGKSILSIESLRPLRQFDALLFSISFENDFINLLKILKLSDISIRSEERGGDSPIVAAGGAAVMINPEALSPFVDFFALGDGEELAEEILTILFDLKMSGGPKDEIMDKVSSIPGVYVPRRFEARYDRKGRVESFKNVAGGSDRVVVRKMDSLSSGKFSSSVVTPNTEFSNMFLVEMGRGCPFSCAFCIADSVYAPVRMRGGGEIIEEIRRGMNLTGKGGLLGPAVSSHPDLLTVLERIRELGGSVGIPSMRGEMLTDDQIGCLKELGVKTITVAPEAGNEGLRKAIGKGIDDDRFFDLVKRSVAAGIFNVRLYFLVGLPGETDDDVSSVAEFAKRVRHIVISTGKSTGRAGRVTVSITPIVPKPHTPLMWMGMEEPGALNGKIKKITKTLKKAGGITVVSEPPNWSYVQALISRGDRRVADIVEGALHKGEDWKGAMRESSINPDFYVLRERDEDEIFPWDFLDYGIDKKALYGRYLKIRSKVK
- the ftsZ gene encoding cell division protein FtsZ; amino-acid sequence: MFELMENLQGGARIKVIGIGGGGGNAVDNMVQMGLIGVDFICANTDSQALNASVAPLKLQIGSKLTRGLGTGADPEIGRKAAEEDREKIRKALAGANMVFITAGMGGGTGTGGAPVCAEVAREVGALSVAVVTKPFHFENKKRMKQAEAGIEELEQYVDTLICIPNQRLLEITGRQETLITAFKRADEILYCAVRGISDLINIRGLINLDFSDVKTIMEETGMAIMGTGKAEGKEKGVEAAKRAVTSPLLENISISGARGVLVNLTGGEDLSMEDVEGAMSFIQGEAHEDANIIFGAVIDNKMKEEFMVTVIATGFAKGERRLSRELVRIAPLNTSIAEEKGLDTPTFIRKEREELALQKVTRGVRVPNDEDSEYDIPTFMRKKAD
- the ftsA gene encoding cell division protein FtsA encodes the protein MSSNENIFVGLDIGTTKICTIIGENVGGDVEIIGIGSAPSKGLRKGVVVNIESTVNSIRKAVEEAELMAGVELKTVYAGIAGGHIKGFNSHGIIAVKNREVSEGDIKRVIDAARAIAIPVDREVIHILPQEYIVDDQDGIQQPLGMNGVRLEAKVHIVTGAVTSAQNIIRCVNRTGMDVSTIVLEQLASAKAVLSEDEKELGVVIVDIGGGTTDVAVFSEGSIKHTMVITLGGNHLTNDIAVGLRTPMIEAERIKKKSGCAMASLVDKDETIEVPSVGGRKPRIISRQILAEIIEPRVEEILSLVQREVARSGYGDLLASGVVLTGGSSLLTGIADMGEHIFNMPVRVGYPRGISGLVDLVNSPMYATGVGLVLYGSANGGSARFKVGDGNIFGKVTERFKEIIRDYF
- a CDS encoding FtsQ-type POTRA domain-containing protein, whose translation is MNVDLKDMEPSEFTRKKHERRGGEKGGRSLMASFFRIFVFLLVIFGAVSFFFAGLPRIKAKLFGSDYFRLERVDIVGVVRADRGEIVKAVNVEAGGSVLKTDLAAIRDRVEEVSWVREAEVIRELPARLVIKVKEHNPVGIVEVDGGFLFVDEDGETAVIDEEVRGYPLFSGFKTKEELVYGAGLVGMLMDEGIVGENSIKSVRYDDIMGFAVLTRGGVRLRFGGPPFEEKVKRLSIVLSDAMGRGEIEYIYLDVENSVVVGKGKS
- the murB gene encoding UDP-N-acetylmuramate dehydrogenase, with product MDIEKTVRGEVRRGERMEFHTTYGIGGPVDLFIVPADTDDLAAAVKYLAGAGIPVFPLGMGSNVLVSDSGFRGAVVCLRGMKNIKEAGENKIFAEAGVPLSQLVEKAASKALSGLEFASGIPGSVGGAVVMNAGAYGAEMEGVILEVTFVEKGGSVKTVSRKDMDFRYRRLVMGEGEIVSSALFLLKPDKEEAVRRRMGENNEKRREKHPLGAKSAGSVFKNPKGPGSEPAGKIIEGLGLKGKRIGDAEVSPLHGNFIVNLGKASARDVLELINIIRKRAMEERGIDLQLEVKVLGEDR
- a CDS encoding UDP-N-acetylmuramate--L-alanine ligase, whose product is MARSKTDKKGGGYRGFHKVHFIGIGGIGMSGIAEVLINLNYEVSGSDLKKGEITERLKTLGAVIHYGHAAKNLTDADVVVVSNAVKRDNPEVVEAEARNIPVIPRAEMLAELMRMKYGVAVAGTHGKTTTTSMMATVFGVGNLDPTVVIGGKLDYIGSNAKLGEGEFLVAEADESDGSFLMLTPTIAVVTNIEEEHMDHYGSLEEIKGDFTTFINSIPFYGLSVLCLDNENVQAIIPEVKRRFVTYGFSPQADFYATGVTFEGLNSTFTVNYRGDVWGDITLHMPGAHNALNALSAVAVGMEVGLDFGTIQGALSGFTGVHRRFQVKGEAAGVTVVDDYGHHPTEITATLKAARNFWKGRVVAVFQPHRYTRTRDAHEGFLTAFFSADVLVMTDIYPAGEEPIPGITGQRLFDEIRERGMRDTHFVSDKEDLPKELMKIIRPGDLVITLGAGDILRAGERLLELLDKKQ